The genome window GTGATGAAATAACACTAAAGTGAGTGTACTGCAGACAACCGTTATGAAAGATGAAGATAGCCGACTGCAACTCCTCATTAATTATTGAAGGGCCAAATGTTACAGTTGCTGTTAGACACAAAAACAAGCCAGGTGACCTGGGCCCAAGAGCACTTCCATAAGACAGTGTGAATTCAGATCACCAGTTCAGAGCGTAAGGTTTACCGTTCAAACAAGGCATAGGGACTATGTTGTGTGTTTGACTTGTGGATAACAACCCCCTTCCCCACATCTGAGTTGAATACGATAGACAAAAAGAAACTAAGactgtacaatacaatacacaatacatGATCTTTCGCTTACTGTTTTATCATATTGATAATAACAGAACAGGGCATTATACCTCATAAGAAACTGGACACAAACAACAGAGATGAGGCTACTGTATGTATTCTTCCCACACATTTTCCCCAAGGCAAGAACAGGAAGGATAACAGTCCAACGTCTGTAAGGTGGAAAATAAAAGACATGTTTAAAAGCCCATCAGACACAGCTCCAACTCTGACCAGCTCTATTACCGTGGCCATCCATTAGCCTAGAggtaaacaaaaatagaatagtCTGAATGAATTGACCATGAATTGATACCTGTGCATTATCACCTTAGCCGTCATTTAGATATTTTCTTCACTACTGCCAAATACTGTACTTAATTTCTAACTAATTATAacaagaaaatacaaaaataaaaggaAAAGCTAATATTATAGTTTGGATGTGAAATACCTCACACAATTTATTTTTCCTAGAGGTAATTCTTATCATGTAAATTATAAATGTAGTTGAAAGCAGCAGGGAAAAACATGGTGGTGTCCAGCTGTCATCTTTCAGCTGAATATGTGTTTTCAAAGAAAGGTGGTACAATTGAATCAAAGTGACGTATTTTAAGTTTCAATGCCTCAAGAGTATATGAAAGAGGTTGCCAAGTGGCAATGACAGAGGCCATTCTCAAGAGGAGGAGATAGTAAAGAATTACAGGCAGGCCTTGAAGTGAGGCACTCACACCTAGACAATGCCTTTCAAATCCTTCTGTTGGgattgctctgtgtgtgtgtgtgtgtgtgtgtgtgtgtgtgtgtgtgtgtgtgtgtgtgtgtgtgtgtgtgtgtgtgtgtgtgtgtgtgtgtgtgtgtgtgtgtgtgtgtgtgtgtgtgtgtgtgtgtgtgtgtgtgtgtgtgtgtgtgtgtgtgtgtgtgtgaaagagagagatggggtcttGATAAAGCCTTTGAACGTGTGCTTCTATTGTTGAGGAACAGGTTTTCTCTCTGGGACTAAATTTAAGCTTTTCATTAAGAGGCGAATATGCTGTAGCTTGACACTATGCCACTCAAAGCCTTCGCCAGCGAAGCACAGTTCTCTGTTGAAAACAACTGCTTTCTTCTCCTTTCATCTCTTACTTTTCATCACTGCTCAaagtaccacagagaggacaaACCACCAAAACAAAAATAACTGATTCATCTTTATATAGCATTGACTCAGTTAACATGATATGTCTTAAGGAAGATTAAAACATGTCCTTTGATGGTATGGTTGTTGTCAGCATCTGATGTCTTCCCTTTTCAAGACTGTACAACTTCTATCAGAATTCAAAATCCTTTTAAAACCATGCGTGTAACCCTGCTCATCCCAACTACCAGACTCTCACTATAGTAGATCAATACAAAAAAAACATTCTCACAGATCATTCTGCATGCATACCAATAACTGTGCTGAGAGACTTGCTGAATAGCTTCAATTTGACTCTTCAGCAAAAGTAGTCAACTGATGATTGCCACCTTGTGGTGTCTTGCTCAAACAGCAGCGAGCTTTAACTTCATACAGTAGCTTTGAAAGTTGACATTTAGATTGTGCACAATATTGAGCGTCGACCACCCAGGTACATGCTTGTATGAGGATCCCGATCAGATAAATTCACCACTTTAAATTCAGTAAAGTCATCAGATGTATGAATAGGATTTCTCCCGACTCTACCTGTGACAATATTAACTTTAGTATATCTGAATATTGACTTTTCATTCATGTATGCCCTTTAGCAGGCGTTTTTAGCCAAAGCGACTTAACAGTCATTCGTGCACACATAACCGTAGGACTTGTAGCACTTGGAAATATTTACAGTCCTCGCGCTTCCTTATCACATGGCATTTACTCAGGAAAATtaaaaaagcagagagagagtagagaggtcaAAATGTAATGGAATAACACAAGCGGTGAATGTGAATAGTGTGTGAGAGAAAATCATTGATTGACAACTGAGTGACGTGATGATTTATCATGGTGGTGTAAGATCGTTACAGGTTGTATCCAATAGGAGGTGGTACCATGTACATACAATACAGTGCAGGTATCCAGGTGCAACAGCCATGGTTGGGGataattccacaaattaaattgTAATTCAATTCATTCTCCTTGTAAATGCCATTTAATTCAATTTAAATTCCAGGTCAGTCTTTGAATTCAGAGATAATTCAATTACTCGCATTTCCATTTCAAGAATTCAGCCCCAATTCAATATTATCCCCAATAATTCCACAAATTCCTATTTGAATTCAATTCAAATAGGAATCATGTCACTGTTCAGACAACTTAGCTATACTGGAAATATAGACATACAAGTTGAAATAATTTAAAATAAATCATGCAGTTAAATATTGATACTAAGTGCATTAATTTCATTAACTGTAAATGTACAAATATTGAATTCCAATTAAAGTCAATTCCAAAGATTAAATGTTTTTACAATTCCAATTAATTTCCAATCCAAACAGTCCAAAGAGCCTAATTCCAACTCAATTCCAATTCCATGACTTGGAGATTGTTgcaattgaattgaattaaacGTCAACTTTCCACTTCATGAGTAAATTCAATAATTTAATTGGAATTTCAATTCATGTTGGCAGCATCAGTGTTAATTATACAGTGTCAAGGTGTAAAACAGAGGAGGATGATCAAGATAATGATTATATTATTCTCGCACTGCACAATCAGTCAATTACATCAACAGTTGTCAGAAATTGATTTAGAGTGGATGACGGAGATTGTACAAAAAATGATATATACATATAATTAAATAAGGGGGGTATTTGTAGCCTAGTGGAAAGCCTGACTGGAAATCATGGCTCTCTCACACAATTGTGGATAATGTGGCAGTGGAATTGAAACCACACTTTTAATTGTATAATATATTGAAGTTTTGCAGGTGATATGGAGCTCTCCAGAAATAATGGCAGAGTAATACCAATCATAGGTCTATGATTAATGCATGAGCTCAAATAGTTTAGGACTCCCTTGTCGTTCCATTAAAGATGTACTGTAGTGGGGAGCAGAGGAgaagctatttgattttgatagATCCTTTGTCGCTCATGCACAGTAAATAAACGGCCCGAATTCAGCACTGCGGACCGTAAGTGCACATGCGTGAAAGGCATATTGTCCAATCCCCGCGAAGACGCTTGAATAAAACGCGTCCGCAGCAGATCATTTCAAGTCATATTACAGTAAACACTCAGAGGAAGTGTCCCGTCATCTTGTCTTGATAATATAACTGGTCACACCATATGATTTTTCGCACGATTTTACGCATGATAAATtgtatttatatttaaaaaaaagaatcattgtaagtttagtttttctatcaAAACTTGATAATGGATACATGTATGAAAACACTTTTACTTTTATGGCAGTTGTCATCTGGGATCGGGTTTCGACCATTTCAAAGTGGATTTTACATCTAGCAGGTTGTTGTGTGTTAGCGAGTGGCAACAAAAACACTACCCATGGGATTTAGGGAGACCGCCGAGGCTGCAGCAGGTGCGTCTCAACAGTTGGGATACCCATAACTCCGAAGGCAACTGGCAGAGCATGGAATGGATTTTCTTAACGGCAGCAGTGCTGGGTTGAGGTCGGAGATGCAGGGGAAACTTACCGAGGAAGGTTCCGGATTCTATCCTGTTTCTGCGTTGAACTTCTCTTTCATGCTTAATGAAACGAACCAGTCCTTTGAATTCCTGGGGGATGGATCCGCCGTCCTGAGAATAATCATCTCTGTGATTTACTCTGTGGTCTGTGCTTTGGGGTTGATAGGAAACATCCTTGTCTTATACCTAATGAAGTCTAAACACGTATGGAAAAAATCGTCTATTAACCTTTTCGTGACGAGTTTAGCAGTGACTGATTTCCAGTTTGTATTAACTCTTCCCTTTTGGGCAATAGAGAACGCTTTGGACTTCACTTGGCTTTTTGGAAAAGCCATGTGCAAGATAGTGTCTTACGTGACAGCGATGAATATGTACGCAAGTGTGTTTTTCCTGACTGCTATGAGTGTGGCACGGTACTGGTCCGTTGCTTCTGCGCTCAATAGCAGGCGCCGCCGTCCGCGCTGCTGCTCGGCAGGCTTTATGAGCATTGTCATATGGGTTGCTGCTATATTCGCAGCTTTGCCCCATGCGGTGTTTTCCACAACGGCGACTGTCTCCAACGAGGAACTGTGTCTTGTTAAATTTCCAGACACTGTCGACGCACAATTCTGGCTTGGACTTTACCATAGCCAAAAAGTACTGATCGGTTTTCTAATCCCGCTGGGGATCATCTCCGTCTGCTACCTGCTCCTTCTGCGCTTCATCACATCCAAGAACGTGAACACCTCCTCCGCAAAAAGACGCTCCAAAGTGACTAAATCAGTGACTATAGTGGTTCTGTCATTTTTCCTCTGTTGGTTGCCCAACCAGGCACTAACGGCTTGGGGGATTCTTATAAAACACAACGTTGTGCATTTTAGTTGGGCATATTACACCACGCAGGCATATATAttcccagtgtctgtctgtttggcgcACTCCAACAGCTGTCTAAACCCCATATTGTATTGTCTAATGAGAAGAGAGTTCAGAAAGGCTTTGAAGAAACTTTTTTGGCAAATAACGTCTCCATCCGTGACCAACATGAGACCGTTTACGGCAATGACCAAGCCGGAACAGGACGAGCACGGCCATGCGATTGTTCCGTTAGCCCTCTGTCCGGAAGAGCCAGCCTTGGTTTTCTATCCACCTGGTGTTGTTATTTACAATGGGAGAAACGATATGCTCCCGAACAGTACGTAGCCTGTCCTAATACATTTGCCAAGCTGTCTATGGTGCCAAGTTGATTTAAAATGAATGAATTATTTAAATGAATGTATTGTTGTGTTAATCGATTTATTTATtcaatgtatatttatatatgtatatttattcATTTCTATCACCACTATTTTGTCAATTTTACGCATCAATCAGAAGTGGCATGCTCTCGACTGATTGAAGCAAAAACGGAATAAAGGCATTTCcctgttcaaaatgtatttagATGCAAATCATTAATGCACAAGCAGCCCATTGGTTAATCTGTAAATTGTAGGCTTCAATGTATATGTGTGACACATCAAAATAAAGACCAGGATAATCTTGACATTCACCTCTGGTAAATGATGTGGTAAATAAATCCTGCACATGCTCATGAGTTTTACATTCCTAATTACTTGCATTGCCTTTTTTAGAATCACAGTGCTAGATCTAACCTGTGGGCAATATATTCAGTGGGAGCAACATCTATTTCAATTGTGCAAAGAAGTTATAAATCAGTAATTGAGGTGGAAATGAAATGGGctatcacagcctctcctctcacaTTTATGTGGATGACCTGTCCTTTAACAGGTTTTAGAGTTCAATTTAGAGGAGTAGTACAGAGATCGTCACTATAATAGGAGCAAACACCAGCAGTGACAAGTTTTTATTCTGAGCTAATTGCTTCTAGGAAAGGTGGGCATGCGAGAGGTGATCTGTAGAGTTTCTTATGAAAGGTGGGCAGTTGACAGACACATACTCACTCTCCCTGGAAGTGAAACAACTGAAAGAGCACTGCAAGGGGCACATCATTGACAATAACCCTCTGTGCAGAACACATGACATACTGCACCTCTGTGCACCTCATACATACCACatgatatacagtggcttgcgaaagtattcacccccttggcatttttcctattttgttgccttacaacctggaattaaaatagatttgggggggggggggtctatcatttgatttacacaacatgcctaccattttgcaaaatattttttataaacttgagcgtgcataactattcaccccccccaaagtcaatactctgtagagccaccttttgcagcaattacagctacaagtctcttggggtatgtctctataagcttggcacatctagccactcggATTTTTGCCCATgcatcaaggcaaaactgctccagctccttcaagttggatgggttcctctggtgtacagcaatctttaagtcataccacagattctcaattggattgaggtctgggctttgtcttggccattccaagacatttaaatgtttccccttaaaccacttgggtgttgctttagcagtatgcttagggtcattgtcccgcTGGAAGGTgtacctccgtcccagtctcaaatctctggaagactgaaacaggtttccctcaagaatttccctgtatttagcgccatccatcattccttcaaatctgaccagtttcctagtccctgccgatgaaaaacatccccacagcatgatgctgccaccaccatgcttcactgtggggatggttttctcggggtgatgagaggtgttgggtttgcgccagacatatcattttccttgatggccaaaaagctcaattttagtctcatctgaccagagtaccttcttctatatgtttggggagtctcccacatgccttttggcgaacaccaaatgtgtttgcttatttctttctttaagcaatggcttttatCTAGCCA of Salmo salar chromosome ssa01, Ssal_v3.1, whole genome shotgun sequence contains these proteins:
- the LOC106563589 gene encoding relaxin-3 receptor 1 translates to MDFLNGSSAGLRSEMQGKLTEEGSGFYPVSALNFSFMLNETNQSFEFLGDGSAVLRIIISVIYSVVCALGLIGNILVLYLMKSKHVWKKSSINLFVTSLAVTDFQFVLTLPFWAIENALDFTWLFGKAMCKIVSYVTAMNMYASVFFLTAMSVARYWSVASALNSRRRRPRCCSAGFMSIVIWVAAIFAALPHAVFSTTATVSNEELCLVKFPDTVDAQFWLGLYHSQKVLIGFLIPLGIISVCYLLLLRFITSKNVNTSSAKRRSKVTKSVTIVVLSFFLCWLPNQALTAWGILIKHNVVHFSWAYYTTQAYIFPVSVCLAHSNSCLNPILYCLMRREFRKALKKLFWQITSPSVTNMRPFTAMTKPEQDEHGHAIVPLALCPEEPALVFYPPGVVIYNGRNDMLPNST